Proteins encoded together in one Anguilla anguilla isolate fAngAng1 chromosome 9, fAngAng1.pri, whole genome shotgun sequence window:
- the LOC118235654 gene encoding amyloid-like protein 2 isoform X4, whose amino-acid sequence MGSFPAIAVLILGIAVTPLTGYIIEALAANAGTGFAVAEPQVAMFCGKLNMHVDVRTGRWEADPSGAKSCVGTKEALLQYCQEIYPELQITNVVEANQPVKIENWCKKDKKQCKGHAHIVVPYKCLVGEFVSDVLLVPEKCKFFHKERMDTCVSHQQWHGVAKEACAKGSMVLHTYGMLLPCGVDRFHGTEYVCCPPSRAEDPEPRPQPSQEEDDEDEDEDEEEDQEQEVTDLDEDEEDEDETAEEREPPVEDQPTPKPETADDEEEDEEEEDVDYEEYEFEDKDMAVEDDDDDDDDDDEEEEKTRTRAQDTPNEDKTLQEVTAVCSLEAETGPCRASMPRWHFDGRQGRCVRFVYGGCAGNRNNFDSEEYCMAVCRRLIPPTPQPTDDVDVYFETPVDDKEHSRFQRAKEQLEIRHRNRMERVRKEWEEAERQAKNLPKTERQTLIQHFQAMVESLEEEAASEKQQLVETHLERVEAMLNDRRRFALEYYLAALQADPPRPHRILQALRRYVRAENKDRQHTIRHYQHVLAVDPEKAAQMKSQVMTHLHVIEERMNQSLSLLYKVPYVAEEIQDEIDELLQEQKADMDQFLSSISESYPDVTVSSEESVEVPFPDRKLHRPFQVTSLGSRQETEGSGLDGLIGAEERVINSKAKINNAESFRPLEDEFSFGSSALIGLLVIAVAIATVIVISLVLLRKRQYGTISHGIVEVDPMLSPEERHLSKMQNHGYENPTYKYLEQMQI is encoded by the exons GCCTTGGCAGCCAACGCCGGCACCGGGTTCGCCGTGGCGGAGCCGCAGGTGGCCATGTTCTGCGGGAAGCTCAACATGCACGTGGACGTCCGGACGGGCCGCTGGGAGGCCGACCCCTCCGGGGCAAAGAGCTGCGTGGGAACCAAGGAGGCTCTGCTTCAGTACTGCCAGGAG ATATACCCTGAGCTGCAGATCACGAACGTGGTGGAGGCCAACCAGCCGGTCAAGATCGAGAACTGGTGCAAGAAGGACAAGAAGCAGTGCAAGGGACACGCCCACATTGTGGTTCCTTACAAGTGCCTGG TGGGCGAGTTCGTGAGCGACGTGCTCCTGGTGCCGGAGAAGTGCAAGTTCTTCCACAAGGAGCGCATGGACACCTGCGTCAGCCACCAGCAGTGGCACGGCGTGGCCAAGGAG gcGTGTGCCAAAGGCAGCATGGTTCTTCACACCTACGGCATGCTCCTGCCCTGCGGCGTGGACCGTTTCCACGGCACCGAGTACGTCTGCTGCCCCCCGTCCCGCGCGGAGGaccccgagccccgcccccagccctcccAGGAGGAAGAcgacgaggacgaggacgaggacgaagaggaggaccaggaacaggaagtgaccgacctggacgaggacgaggaggacgaggacgagaCGGCGGAGGAGAG GGAGCCCCCCGTGGAGGACCAGCCCACCCCGAAGCCCGAAACCGCAGacgatgaggaggaggatgaggaggaggaagacgtgGACTACGAGGAGTACGAGTTTGAGGACAAAGACATGGCGGTggaggacgacgacgacgacgacgacgacgacgatgaggaagaggagaagaccaggacccGTGCCCAGGACACGCCCAACGAAGACAAGACGCTGCAGGAGGTCACAG cggTGTGCTCCCTGGAGGCGGAGACGGGGCCGTGCCGCGCCTCCATGCCCCGCTGGCACTTCGACGGGCGCCAGGGGAGGTGCGTGCGCTTCGTGTACGGCGGCTGCGCCGGGAACCGCAACAATTTCGACTCGGAGGAGTACTGCATGGCCGTGTGCCGGCGCCTCA tcccgcccaccccccagcccaccgACGACGTGGACGTGTACTTCGAGACGCCCGTGGACGACAAGGAGCACAGCCGCTTCCAGAGGGCCAAGGAGCAGCTGGAGATCAGGCACCGCAACCGCATGGAGAGG gtgAGGAAGGAGTGGGAGGAGGCTGAGAGACAAGCTAAAAACCTGCCCAAGACTGAGAGGCAGACGCTCATCCAG CACTTCCAGGCCATGGTGGAgtccctggaggaggaggcggccagcgagaagcagcagctggtggAGACGCACCTGGAGCGGGTGGAGGCCATGCTGAACGACCGCCGCCGCTTCGCCCTGGAGTACTACCTGGCCGCCCTGCAGGCCGACCCCCCCAGG ccccaccgcATCCTGCAGGCTCTCAGGCGCTACGTCCGCGCAGAGAACAAGGACCGCCAGCACACCATCCGCCATTACCAGCACGTCCTGGCCGTCGACCCGGAGAAGGCCGCCCAGATGAAGTCCCAG GTGATGACGCACCTGCACGTGATCGAGGAGCGGATGAACCAGAGCCTGTCCCTGCTCTACAAAGTGCCCTACGTCGCCGAGGAGATCCAGGACGAGATCG ACGAGCTCCTGCAGGAGCAGAAGGCCGACATGGACCAGTTCCTGTCCTCCATCTCCGAGTCGTACCCGGACGTCACCGTGTCGTCGGAGGAGAGCGTGGAGGTGCCCTTCCCCGACAGAAAGCTGCACCGCCCCTTCCAGGTCACCTCGCTGGGGTCCCGCCAGGAGACAGAAG GGTCCGGGCTGGACGGTTTGATTGGCGCCGAGGAGAGAGTGATCAACAGCAAGGCCAAGATCAACAACGCG gagTCCTTCCGGCCCTTAGAGGATGAGTTCAGCTTCGGAAGCagcgctctgattggcctgCTGGTGATCGCGGTGGCCATAGCGACGGTGATCGTTATCAGCCTGGTGCTGCTGAGGAAGAGGCAGTACGGCACTATCAGCCACGGCATCGTGGAG GTCGACCCCATGCTGAGCCCGGAGGAGCGGCACCTCAGCAAGATGCAGAACCACGGCTACGAGAACCCCACCTACAAGTACCTGGAGCAGATGCAGATCTAG
- the LOC118235654 gene encoding amyloid-like protein 2 isoform X5 has protein sequence MGSFPAIAVLILGIAVTPLTGYIIEALAANAGTGFAVAEPQVAMFCGKLNMHVDVRTGRWEADPSGAKSCVGTKEALLQYCQEIYPELQITNVVEANQPVKIENWCKKDKKQCKGHAHIVVPYKCLVGEFVSDVLLVPEKCKFFHKERMDTCVSHQQWHGVAKEACAKGSMVLHTYGMLLPCGVDRFHGTEYVCCPPSRAEDPEPRPQPSQEEDDEDEDEDEEEDQEQEVTDLDEDEEDEDETAEEREPPVEDQPTPKPETADDEEEDEEEEDVDYEEYEFEDKDMAVEDDDDDDDDDDEEEEKTRTRAQDTPNEDKTLQEVTVPPTPQPTDDVDVYFETPVDDKEHSRFQRAKEQLEIRHRNRMERVRKEWEEAERQAKNLPKTERQTLIQHFQAMVESLEEEAASEKQQLVETHLERVEAMLNDRRRFALEYYLAALQADPPRPHRILQALRRYVRAENKDRQHTIRHYQHVLAVDPEKAAQMKSQVMTHLHVIEERMNQSLSLLYKVPYVAEEIQDEIDELLQEQKADMDQFLSSISESYPDVTVSSEESVEVPFPDRKLHRPFQVTSLGSRQETEGVLPDSLRSVKKGSGLDGLIGAEERVINSKAKINNAVIDESLDVKEVIYSADRVSRVHDDDDDGELESFRPLEDEFSFGSSALIGLLVIAVAIATVIVISLVLLRKRQYGTISHGIVEVDPMLSPEERHLSKMQNHGYENPTYKYLEQMQI, from the exons GCCTTGGCAGCCAACGCCGGCACCGGGTTCGCCGTGGCGGAGCCGCAGGTGGCCATGTTCTGCGGGAAGCTCAACATGCACGTGGACGTCCGGACGGGCCGCTGGGAGGCCGACCCCTCCGGGGCAAAGAGCTGCGTGGGAACCAAGGAGGCTCTGCTTCAGTACTGCCAGGAG ATATACCCTGAGCTGCAGATCACGAACGTGGTGGAGGCCAACCAGCCGGTCAAGATCGAGAACTGGTGCAAGAAGGACAAGAAGCAGTGCAAGGGACACGCCCACATTGTGGTTCCTTACAAGTGCCTGG TGGGCGAGTTCGTGAGCGACGTGCTCCTGGTGCCGGAGAAGTGCAAGTTCTTCCACAAGGAGCGCATGGACACCTGCGTCAGCCACCAGCAGTGGCACGGCGTGGCCAAGGAG gcGTGTGCCAAAGGCAGCATGGTTCTTCACACCTACGGCATGCTCCTGCCCTGCGGCGTGGACCGTTTCCACGGCACCGAGTACGTCTGCTGCCCCCCGTCCCGCGCGGAGGaccccgagccccgcccccagccctcccAGGAGGAAGAcgacgaggacgaggacgaggacgaagaggaggaccaggaacaggaagtgaccgacctggacgaggacgaggaggacgaggacgagaCGGCGGAGGAGAG GGAGCCCCCCGTGGAGGACCAGCCCACCCCGAAGCCCGAAACCGCAGacgatgaggaggaggatgaggaggaggaagacgtgGACTACGAGGAGTACGAGTTTGAGGACAAAGACATGGCGGTggaggacgacgacgacgacgacgacgacgacgatgaggaagaggagaagaccaggacccGTGCCCAGGACACGCCCAACGAAGACAAGACGCTGCAGGAGGTCACAG tcccgcccaccccccagcccaccgACGACGTGGACGTGTACTTCGAGACGCCCGTGGACGACAAGGAGCACAGCCGCTTCCAGAGGGCCAAGGAGCAGCTGGAGATCAGGCACCGCAACCGCATGGAGAGG gtgAGGAAGGAGTGGGAGGAGGCTGAGAGACAAGCTAAAAACCTGCCCAAGACTGAGAGGCAGACGCTCATCCAG CACTTCCAGGCCATGGTGGAgtccctggaggaggaggcggccagcgagaagcagcagctggtggAGACGCACCTGGAGCGGGTGGAGGCCATGCTGAACGACCGCCGCCGCTTCGCCCTGGAGTACTACCTGGCCGCCCTGCAGGCCGACCCCCCCAGG ccccaccgcATCCTGCAGGCTCTCAGGCGCTACGTCCGCGCAGAGAACAAGGACCGCCAGCACACCATCCGCCATTACCAGCACGTCCTGGCCGTCGACCCGGAGAAGGCCGCCCAGATGAAGTCCCAG GTGATGACGCACCTGCACGTGATCGAGGAGCGGATGAACCAGAGCCTGTCCCTGCTCTACAAAGTGCCCTACGTCGCCGAGGAGATCCAGGACGAGATCG ACGAGCTCCTGCAGGAGCAGAAGGCCGACATGGACCAGTTCCTGTCCTCCATCTCCGAGTCGTACCCGGACGTCACCGTGTCGTCGGAGGAGAGCGTGGAGGTGCCCTTCCCCGACAGAAAGCTGCACCGCCCCTTCCAGGTCACCTCGCTGGGGTCCCGCCAGGAGACAGAAG GCGTTCTGCCCGACTCCCTGCGCTCCGTCAAAAAAG GGTCCGGGCTGGACGGTTTGATTGGCGCCGAGGAGAGAGTGATCAACAGCAAGGCCAAGATCAACAACGCG GTGATTGATGAGTCTCTGGATGTTAAAGAGGTGATTTACAGTGCAGACAGAGTCAGCCGTgtgcatgatgatgatgatgatggtgagcTG gagTCCTTCCGGCCCTTAGAGGATGAGTTCAGCTTCGGAAGCagcgctctgattggcctgCTGGTGATCGCGGTGGCCATAGCGACGGTGATCGTTATCAGCCTGGTGCTGCTGAGGAAGAGGCAGTACGGCACTATCAGCCACGGCATCGTGGAG GTCGACCCCATGCTGAGCCCGGAGGAGCGGCACCTCAGCAAGATGCAGAACCACGGCTACGAGAACCCCACCTACAAGTACCTGGAGCAGATGCAGATCTAG
- the LOC118235654 gene encoding amyloid-like protein 2 isoform X2 has protein sequence MGSFPAIAVLILGIAVTPLTGYIIEALAANAGTGFAVAEPQVAMFCGKLNMHVDVRTGRWEADPSGAKSCVGTKEALLQYCQEIYPELQITNVVEANQPVKIENWCKKDKKQCKGHAHIVVPYKCLVGEFVSDVLLVPEKCKFFHKERMDTCVSHQQWHGVAKEACAKGSMVLHTYGMLLPCGVDRFHGTEYVCCPPSRAEDPEPRPQPSQEEDDEDEDEDEEEDQEQEVTDLDEDEEDEDETAEEREPPVEDQPTPKPETADDEEEDEEEEDVDYEEYEFEDKDMAVEDDDDDDDDDDEEEEKTRTRAQDTPNEDKTLQEVTAVCSLEAETGPCRASMPRWHFDGRQGRCVRFVYGGCAGNRNNFDSEEYCMAVCRRLIPPTPQPTDDVDVYFETPVDDKEHSRFQRAKEQLEIRHRNRMERVRKEWEEAERQAKNLPKTERQTLIQHFQAMVESLEEEAASEKQQLVETHLERVEAMLNDRRRFALEYYLAALQADPPRPHRILQALRRYVRAENKDRQHTIRHYQHVLAVDPEKAAQMKSQVMTHLHVIEERMNQSLSLLYKVPYVAEEIQDEIDELLQEQKADMDQFLSSISESYPDVTVSSEESVEVPFPDRKLHRPFQVTSLGSRQETEGSGLDGLIGAEERVINSKAKINNAVIDESLDVKEVIYSADRVSRVHDDDDDGELESFRPLEDEFSFGSSALIGLLVIAVAIATVIVISLVLLRKRQYGTISHGIVEVDPMLSPEERHLSKMQNHGYENPTYKYLEQMQI, from the exons GCCTTGGCAGCCAACGCCGGCACCGGGTTCGCCGTGGCGGAGCCGCAGGTGGCCATGTTCTGCGGGAAGCTCAACATGCACGTGGACGTCCGGACGGGCCGCTGGGAGGCCGACCCCTCCGGGGCAAAGAGCTGCGTGGGAACCAAGGAGGCTCTGCTTCAGTACTGCCAGGAG ATATACCCTGAGCTGCAGATCACGAACGTGGTGGAGGCCAACCAGCCGGTCAAGATCGAGAACTGGTGCAAGAAGGACAAGAAGCAGTGCAAGGGACACGCCCACATTGTGGTTCCTTACAAGTGCCTGG TGGGCGAGTTCGTGAGCGACGTGCTCCTGGTGCCGGAGAAGTGCAAGTTCTTCCACAAGGAGCGCATGGACACCTGCGTCAGCCACCAGCAGTGGCACGGCGTGGCCAAGGAG gcGTGTGCCAAAGGCAGCATGGTTCTTCACACCTACGGCATGCTCCTGCCCTGCGGCGTGGACCGTTTCCACGGCACCGAGTACGTCTGCTGCCCCCCGTCCCGCGCGGAGGaccccgagccccgcccccagccctcccAGGAGGAAGAcgacgaggacgaggacgaggacgaagaggaggaccaggaacaggaagtgaccgacctggacgaggacgaggaggacgaggacgagaCGGCGGAGGAGAG GGAGCCCCCCGTGGAGGACCAGCCCACCCCGAAGCCCGAAACCGCAGacgatgaggaggaggatgaggaggaggaagacgtgGACTACGAGGAGTACGAGTTTGAGGACAAAGACATGGCGGTggaggacgacgacgacgacgacgacgacgacgatgaggaagaggagaagaccaggacccGTGCCCAGGACACGCCCAACGAAGACAAGACGCTGCAGGAGGTCACAG cggTGTGCTCCCTGGAGGCGGAGACGGGGCCGTGCCGCGCCTCCATGCCCCGCTGGCACTTCGACGGGCGCCAGGGGAGGTGCGTGCGCTTCGTGTACGGCGGCTGCGCCGGGAACCGCAACAATTTCGACTCGGAGGAGTACTGCATGGCCGTGTGCCGGCGCCTCA tcccgcccaccccccagcccaccgACGACGTGGACGTGTACTTCGAGACGCCCGTGGACGACAAGGAGCACAGCCGCTTCCAGAGGGCCAAGGAGCAGCTGGAGATCAGGCACCGCAACCGCATGGAGAGG gtgAGGAAGGAGTGGGAGGAGGCTGAGAGACAAGCTAAAAACCTGCCCAAGACTGAGAGGCAGACGCTCATCCAG CACTTCCAGGCCATGGTGGAgtccctggaggaggaggcggccagcgagaagcagcagctggtggAGACGCACCTGGAGCGGGTGGAGGCCATGCTGAACGACCGCCGCCGCTTCGCCCTGGAGTACTACCTGGCCGCCCTGCAGGCCGACCCCCCCAGG ccccaccgcATCCTGCAGGCTCTCAGGCGCTACGTCCGCGCAGAGAACAAGGACCGCCAGCACACCATCCGCCATTACCAGCACGTCCTGGCCGTCGACCCGGAGAAGGCCGCCCAGATGAAGTCCCAG GTGATGACGCACCTGCACGTGATCGAGGAGCGGATGAACCAGAGCCTGTCCCTGCTCTACAAAGTGCCCTACGTCGCCGAGGAGATCCAGGACGAGATCG ACGAGCTCCTGCAGGAGCAGAAGGCCGACATGGACCAGTTCCTGTCCTCCATCTCCGAGTCGTACCCGGACGTCACCGTGTCGTCGGAGGAGAGCGTGGAGGTGCCCTTCCCCGACAGAAAGCTGCACCGCCCCTTCCAGGTCACCTCGCTGGGGTCCCGCCAGGAGACAGAAG GGTCCGGGCTGGACGGTTTGATTGGCGCCGAGGAGAGAGTGATCAACAGCAAGGCCAAGATCAACAACGCG GTGATTGATGAGTCTCTGGATGTTAAAGAGGTGATTTACAGTGCAGACAGAGTCAGCCGTgtgcatgatgatgatgatgatggtgagcTG gagTCCTTCCGGCCCTTAGAGGATGAGTTCAGCTTCGGAAGCagcgctctgattggcctgCTGGTGATCGCGGTGGCCATAGCGACGGTGATCGTTATCAGCCTGGTGCTGCTGAGGAAGAGGCAGTACGGCACTATCAGCCACGGCATCGTGGAG GTCGACCCCATGCTGAGCCCGGAGGAGCGGCACCTCAGCAAGATGCAGAACCACGGCTACGAGAACCCCACCTACAAGTACCTGGAGCAGATGCAGATCTAG
- the LOC118235654 gene encoding amyloid-like protein 2 isoform X3 — protein sequence MGSFPAIAVLILGIAVTPLTGYIIEALAANAGTGFAVAEPQVAMFCGKLNMHVDVRTGRWEADPSGAKSCVGTKEALLQYCQEIYPELQITNVVEANQPVKIENWCKKDKKQCKGHAHIVVPYKCLVGEFVSDVLLVPEKCKFFHKERMDTCVSHQQWHGVAKEACAKGSMVLHTYGMLLPCGVDRFHGTEYVCCPPSRAEDPEPRPQPSQEEDDEDEDEDEEEDQEQEVTDLDEDEEDEDETAEEREPPVEDQPTPKPETADDEEEDEEEEDVDYEEYEFEDKDMAVEDDDDDDDDDDEEEEKTRTRAQDTPNEDKTLQEVTAVCSLEAETGPCRASMPRWHFDGRQGRCVRFVYGGCAGNRNNFDSEEYCMAVCRRLIPPTPQPTDDVDVYFETPVDDKEHSRFQRAKEQLEIRHRNRMERVRKEWEEAERQAKNLPKTERQTLIQHFQAMVESLEEEAASEKQQLVETHLERVEAMLNDRRRFALEYYLAALQADPPRPHRILQALRRYVRAENKDRQHTIRHYQHVLAVDPEKAAQMKSQVMTHLHVIEERMNQSLSLLYKVPYVAEEIQDEIDELLQEQKADMDQFLSSISESYPDVTVSSEESVEVPFPDRKLHRPFQVTSLGSRQETEGVLPDSLRSVKKGSGLDGLIGAEERVINSKAKINNAESFRPLEDEFSFGSSALIGLLVIAVAIATVIVISLVLLRKRQYGTISHGIVEVDPMLSPEERHLSKMQNHGYENPTYKYLEQMQI from the exons GCCTTGGCAGCCAACGCCGGCACCGGGTTCGCCGTGGCGGAGCCGCAGGTGGCCATGTTCTGCGGGAAGCTCAACATGCACGTGGACGTCCGGACGGGCCGCTGGGAGGCCGACCCCTCCGGGGCAAAGAGCTGCGTGGGAACCAAGGAGGCTCTGCTTCAGTACTGCCAGGAG ATATACCCTGAGCTGCAGATCACGAACGTGGTGGAGGCCAACCAGCCGGTCAAGATCGAGAACTGGTGCAAGAAGGACAAGAAGCAGTGCAAGGGACACGCCCACATTGTGGTTCCTTACAAGTGCCTGG TGGGCGAGTTCGTGAGCGACGTGCTCCTGGTGCCGGAGAAGTGCAAGTTCTTCCACAAGGAGCGCATGGACACCTGCGTCAGCCACCAGCAGTGGCACGGCGTGGCCAAGGAG gcGTGTGCCAAAGGCAGCATGGTTCTTCACACCTACGGCATGCTCCTGCCCTGCGGCGTGGACCGTTTCCACGGCACCGAGTACGTCTGCTGCCCCCCGTCCCGCGCGGAGGaccccgagccccgcccccagccctcccAGGAGGAAGAcgacgaggacgaggacgaggacgaagaggaggaccaggaacaggaagtgaccgacctggacgaggacgaggaggacgaggacgagaCGGCGGAGGAGAG GGAGCCCCCCGTGGAGGACCAGCCCACCCCGAAGCCCGAAACCGCAGacgatgaggaggaggatgaggaggaggaagacgtgGACTACGAGGAGTACGAGTTTGAGGACAAAGACATGGCGGTggaggacgacgacgacgacgacgacgacgacgatgaggaagaggagaagaccaggacccGTGCCCAGGACACGCCCAACGAAGACAAGACGCTGCAGGAGGTCACAG cggTGTGCTCCCTGGAGGCGGAGACGGGGCCGTGCCGCGCCTCCATGCCCCGCTGGCACTTCGACGGGCGCCAGGGGAGGTGCGTGCGCTTCGTGTACGGCGGCTGCGCCGGGAACCGCAACAATTTCGACTCGGAGGAGTACTGCATGGCCGTGTGCCGGCGCCTCA tcccgcccaccccccagcccaccgACGACGTGGACGTGTACTTCGAGACGCCCGTGGACGACAAGGAGCACAGCCGCTTCCAGAGGGCCAAGGAGCAGCTGGAGATCAGGCACCGCAACCGCATGGAGAGG gtgAGGAAGGAGTGGGAGGAGGCTGAGAGACAAGCTAAAAACCTGCCCAAGACTGAGAGGCAGACGCTCATCCAG CACTTCCAGGCCATGGTGGAgtccctggaggaggaggcggccagcgagaagcagcagctggtggAGACGCACCTGGAGCGGGTGGAGGCCATGCTGAACGACCGCCGCCGCTTCGCCCTGGAGTACTACCTGGCCGCCCTGCAGGCCGACCCCCCCAGG ccccaccgcATCCTGCAGGCTCTCAGGCGCTACGTCCGCGCAGAGAACAAGGACCGCCAGCACACCATCCGCCATTACCAGCACGTCCTGGCCGTCGACCCGGAGAAGGCCGCCCAGATGAAGTCCCAG GTGATGACGCACCTGCACGTGATCGAGGAGCGGATGAACCAGAGCCTGTCCCTGCTCTACAAAGTGCCCTACGTCGCCGAGGAGATCCAGGACGAGATCG ACGAGCTCCTGCAGGAGCAGAAGGCCGACATGGACCAGTTCCTGTCCTCCATCTCCGAGTCGTACCCGGACGTCACCGTGTCGTCGGAGGAGAGCGTGGAGGTGCCCTTCCCCGACAGAAAGCTGCACCGCCCCTTCCAGGTCACCTCGCTGGGGTCCCGCCAGGAGACAGAAG GCGTTCTGCCCGACTCCCTGCGCTCCGTCAAAAAAG GGTCCGGGCTGGACGGTTTGATTGGCGCCGAGGAGAGAGTGATCAACAGCAAGGCCAAGATCAACAACGCG gagTCCTTCCGGCCCTTAGAGGATGAGTTCAGCTTCGGAAGCagcgctctgattggcctgCTGGTGATCGCGGTGGCCATAGCGACGGTGATCGTTATCAGCCTGGTGCTGCTGAGGAAGAGGCAGTACGGCACTATCAGCCACGGCATCGTGGAG GTCGACCCCATGCTGAGCCCGGAGGAGCGGCACCTCAGCAAGATGCAGAACCACGGCTACGAGAACCCCACCTACAAGTACCTGGAGCAGATGCAGATCTAG